A genomic stretch from Deinococcus sp. LM3 includes:
- a CDS encoding N-acetylmannosamine-6-phosphate 2-epimerase, whose product MGNQSLHPLLERLRGGLVVSCQAHPGSPLREPFIISRLALAAQHGGAAGLRIQGFADVQAVRAVTDLPLIGLTKTDREDTSVYITPTAEEAVHLAKLGCEIVALDATLRPRPEPLQGIFAAVHEAGALVMADISTLEEAQAAMALGADIVSTTLSGYTPYSRQLGGPDWTLMNELREAEVPFVAEGRLHSPAEATQARRQGAVFVVVGSAITRPDVITSWFTKALHD is encoded by the coding sequence ATGGGCAATCAATCCCTTCATCCTCTTCTCGAACGCCTACGCGGGGGCCTGGTGGTGTCGTGTCAGGCTCATCCAGGCAGTCCCTTGCGCGAGCCTTTCATTATCAGCCGCTTGGCTCTAGCGGCTCAACACGGCGGCGCGGCAGGGCTGCGCATTCAAGGTTTCGCTGATGTGCAGGCAGTGCGGGCCGTGACGGATCTGCCCCTTATCGGTCTGACAAAAACCGACCGGGAGGACACCAGCGTCTACATCACTCCGACGGCTGAGGAAGCTGTTCATCTCGCCAAACTGGGTTGCGAGATCGTCGCACTGGACGCAACGCTCCGGCCGCGCCCAGAACCGCTTCAGGGCATTTTTGCTGCTGTCCATGAGGCTGGCGCTCTGGTCATGGCAGACATCAGCACACTGGAGGAAGCCCAGGCGGCAATGGCACTTGGTGCAGACATCGTCAGTACGACACTGAGTGGATACACGCCGTACAGTCGTCAACTCGGCGGCCCGGACTGGACACTGATGAACGAGTTGCGAGAAGCAGAAGTGCCATTCGTTGCTGAGGGTCGGCTGCACAGTCCTGCAGAGGCTACCCAGGCTCGGCGGCAGGGAGCCGTCTTCGTGGTCGTTGGGTCCGCCATCACCAGGCCGGACGTCATCACCAGTTGGTTCACCAAGGCCCTCCATGACTGA
- a CDS encoding FAD-dependent oxidoreductase: MWASDSTALICIPPQVGRGYVDVASWPFQIPLGALIPVRVNNLIAAGKTLGVTHITNGCYRLHPVEWNVGEAAGALAAHCLERDLPPSAVREQDLPAFQERLVQLGLPLAWPDSYRLTPSPGF, from the coding sequence GTGTGGGCGTCGGACAGTACCGCATTGATCTGCATCCCTCCACAGGTTGGACGCGGGTACGTGGATGTGGCCAGCTGGCCCTTCCAGATTCCTCTGGGCGCCCTGATCCCTGTCCGCGTCAACAACCTGATTGCTGCCGGCAAGACGTTAGGAGTCACGCACATTACCAACGGATGCTACCGCCTGCATCCAGTGGAATGGAACGTCGGGGAAGCGGCGGGCGCACTCGCCGCCCACTGTCTGGAACGCGACCTGCCTCCTTCCGCCGTACGTGAACAGGATCTCCCCGCTTTCCAGGAACGACTGGTTCAACTGGGCTTACCACTCGCCTGGCCGGACTCCTATCGCCTGACACCGTCTCCAGGTTTTTAA
- a CDS encoding sugar ABC transporter permease: MTLARREARAGLLLSLPYVLGMLAFIIAPLVAVLWMSLTSWSLLDPPRMSGLSNYMRLADDLEFRGSLTVTAFFTVGIVLLNIGVALALASLLNVRLPGIAAFRSMVFSPVVMPIVAWSLIWKFLLQPQGPINGTLQGMGFENANLLLAPQTALGTVIVIEVLKAVGLNTVIFLSALQGVPPEQREAAHLDGASPWQVYRYITLPMISPTLFLVFLVTVIGALKVFTPIWVLTGGGPASATTTLIVYMFKQGFTFFEFGYASALAAILFVVVLLLTLLQWRMRRALVFYEE, encoded by the coding sequence GTGACGCTCGCCCGCCGTGAGGCTCGGGCGGGCCTGCTGCTCTCCCTGCCCTACGTGCTGGGCATGCTCGCGTTCATCATCGCTCCTCTGGTCGCAGTCCTGTGGATGTCCCTGACCAGCTGGTCACTGCTGGACCCACCCCGGATGAGCGGGCTGAGCAATTACATGCGTCTCGCGGATGATCTGGAGTTCCGGGGGAGCCTCACCGTGACCGCCTTCTTCACCGTGGGAATCGTGCTGCTGAACATCGGGGTGGCGCTCGCCCTGGCCAGCCTGCTGAATGTTCGCCTGCCAGGCATCGCTGCCTTCCGATCCATGGTGTTCTCCCCGGTGGTGATGCCCATTGTCGCCTGGTCTCTGATCTGGAAGTTCCTGCTCCAACCGCAGGGACCGATCAACGGTACGCTCCAGGGAATGGGTTTCGAGAATGCCAACCTGCTCCTCGCACCCCAAACGGCGCTGGGTACGGTCATTGTGATTGAAGTGCTCAAGGCAGTGGGACTGAACACGGTGATCTTCTTGAGCGCCTTACAGGGAGTGCCCCCCGAGCAGCGGGAGGCCGCTCACCTGGATGGGGCCAGCCCCTGGCAGGTCTACCGCTACATCACCCTTCCAATGATCTCCCCCACTCTCTTTCTGGTCTTTCTGGTGACCGTGATCGGTGCTTTGAAAGTCTTCACGCCTATCTGGGTTCTCACTGGGGGAGGTCCCGCCAGTGCGACCACCACCCTGATCGTGTACATGTTCAAGCAGGGCTTCACTTTTTTCGAGTTCGGCTACGCTTCCGCCCTGGCAGCCATTCTCTTCGTCGTCGTACTGCTGCTGACGCTGTTGCAGTGGCGGATGCGCCGGGCACTGGTGTTCTATGAGGAGTAA
- a CDS encoding ROK family protein — translation MQRRIQMPTCAKDGPDAVISRLIDLVEQLKPAARVPLGVACTGRVEAGRVTAVNQTTMPGWTAVPVAQSLERALGIPVHVLNDARAATLGEWQARGALVDRNFMFVTVSTGIGSGLVLRGQLHDPPVGGTLDWDSLEE, via the coding sequence GTGCAGCGGCGCATACAGATGCCCACCTGTGCGAAAGATGGCCCGGACGCAGTGATTTCCCGGCTGATTGACCTGGTGGAGCAGTTAAAGCCGGCGGCTCGTGTCCCGCTGGGTGTTGCGTGTACTGGACGTGTTGAGGCCGGACGCGTGACGGCCGTCAATCAAACCACCATGCCGGGATGGACGGCCGTGCCTGTTGCTCAGAGTCTGGAACGGGCACTCGGCATCCCCGTTCATGTTCTCAACGACGCCCGAGCTGCCACCCTGGGAGAATGGCAAGCCCGAGGAGCGTTGGTTGATCGCAACTTCATGTTTGTGACGGTCTCAACTGGTATCGGTAGCGGCCTGGTTCTGAGAGGCCAGTTGCATGACCCGCCGGTGGGCGGGACATTGGACTGGGATTCACTCGAGGAATAA
- a CDS encoding carbohydrate ABC transporter permease, which translates to MTNFARVFGDYPFARQYLNSLLTVAITVPVTLILSATAGYAFARLRFPGRNLAFVFTLAAMMIPAELTAIPQFIAFRALQLSNSLVPIILLQVFSATGALCVFLMRQHFITLPRELDEAGRIDGLGTLGVFWYITLPLSRPALATVTIFAVLNSWNDYFNPLIYLNDEARMTLPLALQRFTDPLGGTYWNLTLAASVLVALPVLLAFLMAQRTFIESLAASGTKG; encoded by the coding sequence TTGACCAACTTCGCTCGCGTCTTCGGAGACTACCCATTTGCACGTCAGTATCTCAACAGCCTACTGACGGTCGCTATTACCGTCCCGGTTACCCTCATCCTGTCTGCGACGGCCGGGTACGCGTTCGCGCGCCTGCGCTTTCCAGGGCGGAATCTTGCCTTCGTGTTCACGCTCGCCGCAATGATGATTCCGGCTGAACTCACCGCGATCCCACAGTTCATTGCGTTCCGGGCACTTCAACTCTCCAACTCCCTTGTCCCTATCATTCTGCTGCAGGTCTTCAGTGCCACTGGTGCCCTCTGCGTCTTCCTGATGCGCCAGCACTTCATTACGCTGCCACGCGAACTCGATGAGGCTGGACGCATTGATGGGCTAGGAACGCTGGGCGTCTTCTGGTACATCACACTGCCTCTGTCCCGGCCAGCCCTGGCGACGGTCACTATTTTCGCAGTGCTGAATTCCTGGAACGATTACTTCAATCCCCTGATCTACCTGAACGACGAGGCGCGCATGACCCTGCCCCTGGCCCTGCAACGATTCACCGACCCACTGGGCGGCACGTACTGGAATCTCACACTGGCCGCCAGTGTCCTGGTGGCACTGCCCGTCCTGCTGGCCTTCCTGATGGCCCAGCGTACCTTCATTGAAAGCCTCGCGGCGAGCGGGACAAAAGGATGA
- a CDS encoding substrate-binding domain-containing protein — MTANYTEATQEMTQRFLSLGHRQLMYLGRQERTESAADREQGFRAVAGSAAPVLRLLPEQVNDAFLREVLTQGVTGFLVENDALMRALDATAMQGGFRSPDDFSSAVLGDAITGQPDDPHWTRLRVPRVEMGRGAVEVLLRLLGNDPVQNAIFRCAIHEGISLGPAPRVI; from the coding sequence GTGACAGCAAATTACACGGAAGCGACCCAGGAAATGACTCAGCGCTTTTTGAGCCTGGGACATCGGCAGCTGATGTACTTAGGGCGACAGGAGCGTACCGAATCGGCTGCTGATCGCGAACAGGGGTTCCGGGCCGTAGCTGGAAGCGCGGCGCCGGTCTTGCGTCTTCTGCCGGAACAAGTGAATGACGCATTTCTACGCGAGGTGCTTACCCAGGGCGTGACGGGATTTCTGGTAGAGAACGACGCCCTGATGCGCGCCCTGGATGCCACAGCAATGCAGGGAGGATTCCGCTCCCCTGATGACTTCTCCAGTGCCGTACTGGGCGATGCGATCACTGGCCAACCGGATGATCCGCACTGGACCCGCCTGCGTGTTCCCCGCGTAGAGATGGGGCGCGGCGCCGTCGAAGTGCTGTTGCGTCTATTGGGAAACGACCCTGTACAGAACGCCATATTTCGCTGCGCGATCCACGAAGGGATCAGCCTGGGACCTGCCCCGCGTGTCATATGA